A genome region from Geodermatophilus bullaregiensis includes the following:
- a CDS encoding response regulator transcription factor: MIRVLVAEDQSMVRGALRALLELEEDITVVAEVGRGDEVLAAAREHSPDVALLDIEMPGADGLEAARELAAELPAVRAVVLTTFGRPGFLRRAMEVGAAGFLVKDAPVADLARSIRAVVAGERVIDRELAAAALAIGATPLSAREADVLREAADGATVADIARRLFLSEGTVRNYLSSAIGKTGARTRVEAARVAADKGWL, encoded by the coding sequence GTGATCCGCGTGCTCGTGGCCGAGGACCAGTCGATGGTCCGCGGGGCGCTGCGGGCACTGCTGGAGCTGGAGGAGGACATCACCGTCGTCGCCGAGGTCGGCCGCGGCGACGAGGTGCTCGCCGCCGCCCGGGAGCACTCGCCCGACGTCGCGCTGCTCGACATCGAGATGCCGGGCGCGGACGGGCTCGAGGCCGCCCGCGAGCTGGCCGCCGAGCTGCCCGCCGTCCGCGCCGTCGTGCTCACCACGTTCGGCCGGCCGGGCTTCCTGCGCCGGGCCATGGAGGTCGGCGCGGCCGGCTTCCTGGTCAAGGACGCACCCGTCGCCGACCTCGCCCGGTCCATCCGCGCCGTCGTCGCCGGCGAGCGGGTCATCGACCGGGAGCTCGCCGCCGCGGCGCTGGCCATCGGGGCGACGCCGCTGTCGGCCCGCGAGGCCGACGTGCTGCGCGAGGCCGCCGACGGCGCGACCGTCGCCGACATCGCCCGCCGGCTGTTCCTCTCCGAGGGGACGGTGCGCAACTACCTGTCCTCGGCGATCGGCAAGACCGGCGCCCGCACCCGCGTCGAGGCCGCCCGCGTCGCCGCCGACAAGGGCTGGCTCTGA
- a CDS encoding GNAT family N-acetyltransferase: protein MTAPLARLTGPADGVVLRRATAADLPTIVALLADDPLGATREAADLAPYEAAFAAVDADPAHVLVVADDGGTVVGTLQLSFVPGLSRRGALRAQVEGVRVAAAARGRGLGAALLRWTVEEARRRGAALVQLTTDKRRPDAHRFYERLGFTASHEGMKLEV, encoded by the coding sequence GTGACCGCACCCCTGGCCCGGCTCACCGGGCCGGCCGACGGCGTCGTCCTCCGCCGGGCCACCGCCGCGGACCTGCCGACGATCGTGGCACTGCTGGCCGACGACCCGCTGGGCGCGACCCGCGAGGCCGCGGACCTCGCGCCCTACGAGGCCGCCTTCGCCGCCGTCGACGCCGACCCGGCGCACGTGCTCGTGGTCGCCGACGACGGCGGCACGGTGGTCGGCACGCTGCAGCTGTCCTTCGTGCCGGGCCTGTCCCGCCGTGGCGCGCTGCGGGCCCAGGTCGAGGGCGTGCGGGTGGCCGCCGCGGCCCGCGGGCGGGGCCTGGGCGCGGCGCTGCTGCGGTGGACGGTCGAGGAGGCCCGCCGCCGCGGCGCCGCACTGGTCCAGCTGACCACCGACAAGCGCCGTCCCGACGCGCACCGCTTCTACGAGCGGCTGGGCTTCACCGCCTCGCACGAGGGCATGAAGCTCGAGGTCTAG
- a CDS encoding type II toxin-antitoxin system VapB family antitoxin yields MPERGGRNGTEVGSLVFKAVHDGRPYPEHGLSTKDWAMIPPRQIRLDTLVTTKRELALDTLLAEDSTFYGDLFPHAVQWHGEMYLEDGLHRALRAALQQRTVIHVRVLDLDALMPADPGRLA; encoded by the coding sequence GTGCCGGAACGGGGCGGTCGGAACGGAACGGAGGTCGGGTCCCTGGTCTTCAAAGCGGTCCACGACGGCCGGCCCTATCCCGAGCACGGCCTGTCCACCAAGGACTGGGCGATGATCCCCCCGCGCCAGATCCGCCTCGACACGCTGGTCACCACCAAGCGCGAGCTCGCGCTGGACACCCTGCTGGCCGAGGACTCGACCTTCTACGGCGACCTCTTCCCGCACGCCGTCCAGTGGCACGGCGAGATGTACCTCGAGGACGGCCTGCACCGGGCGCTGCGGGCGGCCCTGCAGCAGCGCACGGTGATCCACGTCCGCGTGCTGGACCTCGACGCGCTGATGCCGGCCGACCCGGGCCGCCTCGCGTGA
- the hrcA gene encoding heat-inducible transcriptional repressor HrcA yields the protein MAHDERRLQVLRAIVQDYVSTNDPVGSKALAERHDLGVSPATIRNDMAVLEEQGYITQPHTSAGRVPTDKGYRLFVDRLSAVKPLSAAERKAVERFLDGAVDLHDVLGRTVRLLAQLTHQVAVVQYPTLARSAVRHLEVVQLTASRLLLVLITDTGRVEQRVVECPVDVARDDVADLRALLNSAFGGARLGDAGGKVPDLVDTAPPHLRGLVAAMSAALVETLVEPGEDRLVVGGTANLARTAVDFPGSLRPLLEALEEQVVVLKLISEVDAGGTVLVRIGEENAHEALAGASVVSVGYGTGDRALGGLGIVGPTRMDYPGNMAAVRAVARYVGQLLAES from the coding sequence GTGGCGCACGACGAGCGCCGTCTGCAGGTCCTGCGGGCGATCGTGCAGGACTACGTCTCCACCAACGACCCGGTGGGCAGCAAGGCCCTCGCCGAGCGGCACGACCTCGGCGTCTCGCCGGCCACCATCCGCAACGACATGGCCGTCCTCGAGGAGCAGGGCTACATCACCCAGCCGCACACCAGCGCCGGCCGGGTGCCCACCGACAAGGGCTACCGCCTGTTCGTCGACCGGCTCTCGGCGGTCAAGCCGCTGTCGGCCGCCGAGCGCAAGGCGGTCGAGCGCTTCCTCGACGGCGCCGTCGACCTGCACGACGTCCTGGGCCGCACGGTGCGCCTGCTGGCCCAGCTCACCCACCAGGTCGCCGTCGTCCAGTACCCGACGCTCGCGCGCAGCGCCGTCCGCCACCTCGAGGTCGTCCAGCTGACCGCCTCCCGGCTGCTGCTGGTGCTCATCACCGACACCGGCCGGGTGGAGCAGCGGGTCGTCGAGTGCCCCGTCGACGTCGCCCGCGACGACGTCGCCGACCTGCGCGCCCTGCTCAACTCCGCCTTCGGCGGCGCGCGGCTGGGCGACGCCGGCGGCAAGGTGCCCGACCTGGTCGACACCGCGCCGCCGCACCTGCGCGGGCTGGTCGCCGCGATGAGCGCCGCGCTGGTCGAGACGCTGGTCGAGCCGGGCGAGGACCGCCTGGTCGTCGGCGGGACGGCGAACCTGGCCCGCACCGCCGTCGACTTCCCGGGCAGCCTCCGCCCGCTGCTCGAGGCGCTCGAGGAGCAGGTCGTCGTCCTCAAGCTGATCAGCGAGGTCGACGCCGGCGGGACGGTGCTCGTGCGCATCGGCGAGGAGAACGCCCACGAGGCACTGGCCGGTGCATCGGTCGTGTCCGTGGGGTACGGAACCGGAGACCGGGCACTGGGGGGACTGGGCATCGTCGGCCCGACCCGCATGGACTACCCGGGGAACATGGCCGCGGTCCGCGCCGTGGCCCGCTACGTCGGCCAGCTGCTGGCCGAGAGCTGA
- the dnaJ gene encoding molecular chaperone DnaJ: MATDYYGVLGLSRGASDADIKKAYRRLARDLHPDVNPDPEAKERFQEVSRAYQALTDPDKRRIVDLGGDPFDTGPGAGGGSPFGQAGFGGLGDIMDAFFGGAGGMGGRGPRSRVREGDDALIRIELDLEQTVFGTTEEITVDTAVLCGTCSGAGTAPGTYPVTCTTCSGRGEVQSVQRSFLGQVVSTRPCPSCAGTGQVIPDPCPECGSEGRVRARRTIPVKVPAGVEDGMRIRLTGRGEVGPGGGPAGDLYVEIRERPHDVFTRDGEDLHCRVTLPMTAAALGTTLPLTLLDGEDTDVDVRPGTQPGTVLTLRGKGAPRLRATGRGNLLVHVDVQTPTRLDAEQEKLLRELAVLRGEDRPASAAGETPGGLFARVRNPFK, encoded by the coding sequence ATGGCAACCGACTACTACGGCGTCCTCGGGCTGTCCCGGGGCGCGTCCGACGCCGACATCAAGAAGGCCTACCGGCGGCTGGCGCGCGACCTGCACCCCGACGTCAACCCCGACCCCGAGGCCAAGGAGCGCTTCCAGGAGGTCAGCCGCGCGTACCAGGCGCTGACCGACCCGGACAAGCGCCGCATCGTCGACCTCGGCGGCGACCCGTTCGACACCGGCCCCGGCGCCGGTGGCGGCTCGCCGTTCGGTCAGGCCGGCTTCGGCGGGCTCGGCGACATCATGGACGCCTTCTTCGGCGGCGCCGGCGGGATGGGCGGCCGCGGGCCCCGCAGCCGGGTGCGGGAGGGGGACGACGCCCTCATCCGCATCGAGCTCGACCTCGAGCAGACGGTGTTCGGGACGACGGAGGAGATCACCGTCGACACCGCCGTCCTGTGCGGCACGTGCAGCGGCGCCGGCACCGCGCCGGGCACCTATCCGGTCACCTGCACCACCTGCTCCGGGCGGGGCGAGGTGCAGAGCGTGCAGCGGTCCTTCCTCGGCCAGGTCGTGTCGACCCGGCCCTGTCCCAGCTGCGCGGGCACCGGCCAGGTCATCCCCGACCCGTGCCCCGAGTGCGGCAGCGAGGGCCGCGTGCGCGCCCGCCGGACCATCCCGGTGAAGGTGCCCGCGGGCGTCGAGGACGGCATGCGCATCCGGCTCACCGGCCGCGGCGAGGTGGGCCCCGGCGGCGGGCCGGCCGGCGACCTCTACGTGGAGATCCGCGAGCGCCCGCACGACGTGTTCACCCGCGACGGCGAGGACCTGCACTGCCGGGTCACCCTGCCGATGACCGCCGCCGCGCTCGGCACCACGCTGCCGCTGACGCTCCTCGACGGCGAGGACACCGACGTCGACGTCCGCCCGGGCACCCAGCCGGGCACCGTGCTCACGCTGCGCGGGAAGGGCGCGCCCCGGCTGCGCGCCACCGGCCGGGGCAACCTGCTGGTGCACGTCGACGTGCAGACGCCGACCCGGCTCGACGCCGAGCAGGAGAAGCTGCTGCGCGAGCTGGCGGTGCTGCGCGGCGAGGACCGTCCCGCGTCGGCGGCCGGGGAGACCCCCGGCGGGCTGTTCGCGCGGGTCCGGAACCCGTTCAAGTGA
- a CDS encoding 16S rRNA (uracil(1498)-N(3))-methyltransferase yields MSVPASDDARPALDGAPLFLLDELPEAPEVLVDGAEGRHAVDVLRLTAGEPVRVGDGRGTVAEGTVLDAGPAGLRVQVAARYDVPPAEPELWLVQALPKGDRGPLAVELATELGVDRIVPWAASRCVTRWREDRVEKGLARWRAAARAASKQSRRPRVPEVAELMTTRQVCGELGDVDLALVLHEQARRPLTGVEVPSSGTVAVVVGPEGGLTDGEVVALRAAGAQVVRLGPEVLRTSTAGAAALAALSVPTRWR; encoded by the coding sequence GTGAGCGTCCCGGCCTCCGACGACGCCCGCCCCGCCCTCGACGGCGCCCCGCTCTTCCTGCTCGACGAGCTGCCGGAGGCACCCGAGGTCCTGGTCGACGGCGCCGAGGGCCGGCACGCCGTCGACGTCCTGCGGCTGACCGCCGGTGAGCCGGTGCGCGTCGGCGACGGCCGCGGCACCGTGGCCGAGGGCACGGTGCTCGACGCCGGCCCCGCCGGCCTGCGGGTCCAGGTGGCGGCCCGCTACGACGTGCCGCCGGCCGAGCCGGAGCTGTGGCTGGTGCAGGCGCTGCCCAAGGGCGACCGCGGGCCGCTCGCCGTCGAGCTGGCCACCGAGCTCGGCGTCGACCGGATCGTCCCGTGGGCGGCCTCGCGCTGCGTCACCCGCTGGCGCGAGGACCGCGTCGAGAAGGGCCTGGCGAGGTGGCGGGCGGCGGCACGGGCGGCGAGCAAGCAGTCGCGCCGGCCGCGGGTGCCCGAGGTCGCCGAGCTGATGACCACCCGCCAGGTGTGCGGCGAGCTCGGCGACGTCGACCTGGCCCTGGTGCTGCACGAGCAGGCCCGCCGTCCGCTGACCGGCGTCGAGGTGCCGTCGAGCGGGACGGTCGCCGTCGTCGTCGGCCCCGAGGGCGGGCTCACCGACGGCGAGGTGGTCGCGCTGCGCGCCGCGGGCGCCCAGGTCGTGCGGCTCGGCCCGGAGGTGCTGCGGACCTCCACCGCGGGCGCCGCCGCCCTGGCCGCGCTGTCGGTCCCCACCCGCTGGCGGTAG
- a CDS encoding PhnE/PtxC family ABC transporter permease encodes MTAVLDRAPAPAVPRLRRDRRRWAWGLAALVAVGWSLAGAVDGDVLNPAGVGQFGRFAAAALSPAVDGAFLGVLATAALVTVAYAVLGAALALLLGALGAVLVARTTWGRRRLGWTAARGVLAVPRGLHEAVWGLLLVNVLGLDPWVGVLAIGLPYGAVTAKVFADLLDEVPRGPYAALLAAGSGRVAAALYGLLPQASGGLLSYAFYRLECAVRSAVVLGMVGAGGLGYQLALSFTSLRWPQVWSAVYALALLCLAADVAGRAVRHRVAAPRRRAGALSRDRLLTAAVLGTVAAVAWSWWYLALAPASLLSGRTRGQVGYVLGAAWPPATDGDLLAEVGRQAVVTVRMSVLAVAVATVGAVLLAGIAAHPPGRVGPGRRAAGLVVRAALLLLRAVPPPVWALVLLFVLLPGVLPGALALGVYTLGVLGRLAAEAVEEADPRPRAALTALGARPASGWLYGVAPAAAGAVLAFALYRWEVAVRDTLLVGLLGAGGLGALLASELAAFDWPAVATVLVATVVLTLAVDLVGDRARRTLR; translated from the coding sequence GTGACGGCGGTCCTCGACCGGGCCCCGGCGCCGGCGGTCCCCCGGCTGCGGCGGGACCGTCGGCGATGGGCGTGGGGGCTGGCCGCGCTGGTCGCCGTCGGGTGGTCGCTGGCCGGCGCCGTCGACGGGGACGTGCTCAACCCGGCCGGCGTCGGACAGTTCGGCCGGTTCGCCGCGGCCGCCCTCTCCCCCGCGGTCGACGGCGCCTTCCTCGGCGTGCTCGCCACCGCGGCGCTGGTCACCGTCGCCTACGCCGTCCTCGGCGCCGCGCTGGCCCTGCTGCTCGGGGCGTTGGGCGCGGTGCTCGTCGCGCGCACCACCTGGGGACGGCGCCGGCTGGGCTGGACGGCGGCCCGCGGCGTGCTCGCCGTCCCCCGCGGGCTGCACGAGGCGGTGTGGGGCCTGCTGCTGGTCAACGTGCTGGGACTGGACCCCTGGGTGGGCGTCCTGGCGATCGGCCTGCCCTACGGCGCGGTGACGGCGAAGGTGTTCGCCGACCTGCTCGACGAGGTGCCGCGCGGGCCGTACGCGGCGCTGCTGGCCGCCGGGTCGGGCCGGGTGGCCGCCGCGCTGTACGGGCTGCTGCCGCAGGCGTCCGGCGGGCTGCTGTCCTACGCGTTCTACCGGCTGGAGTGCGCCGTCCGGTCGGCCGTGGTGCTGGGGATGGTCGGCGCGGGCGGGCTGGGCTACCAGCTGGCGCTGTCGTTCACGTCGCTGCGCTGGCCGCAGGTGTGGAGCGCGGTGTACGCGCTGGCGCTGCTGTGCCTGGCCGCCGACGTCGCCGGCCGGGCGGTGCGCCACCGGGTGGCCGCGCCGCGGCGGCGGGCCGGGGCGCTCTCCCGCGACCGGTTGCTGACCGCGGCGGTGCTGGGCACGGTCGCCGCCGTCGCCTGGTCGTGGTGGTACCTGGCCCTCGCGCCGGCGTCGCTGCTGTCCGGGCGGACGCGGGGGCAGGTGGGCTACGTGCTCGGCGCCGCCTGGCCGCCCGCGACCGACGGCGACCTGCTGGCCGAGGTCGGGCGCCAGGCGGTGGTCACGGTGCGGATGTCGGTGCTGGCCGTCGCGGTCGCCACGGTCGGCGCGGTGCTGCTCGCCGGGATCGCCGCCCACCCGCCGGGGCGGGTCGGCCCCGGGCGACGGGCGGCCGGGCTGGTCGTGCGGGCCGCGCTGCTGCTGCTGCGTGCGGTGCCGCCGCCGGTGTGGGCGCTGGTCCTGCTGTTCGTGCTGCTGCCCGGCGTGCTGCCCGGTGCGCTGGCGCTCGGTGTCTACACGCTCGGGGTGCTGGGACGGCTGGCCGCCGAGGCGGTCGAGGAGGCCGACCCGCGGCCGCGGGCGGCGCTGACCGCGCTCGGCGCCCGCCCGGCGAGCGGGTGGCTCTACGGGGTGGCGCCTGCGGCGGCCGGGGCGGTGCTGGCCTTCGCGCTGTACCGGTGGGAGGTCGCCGTCCGCGACACGCTGCTGGTCGGCCTGCTCGGCGCCGGCGGGCTCGGGGCGCTGTTGGCCTCGGAGCTGGCGGCCTTCGACTGGCCCGCGGTGGCCACGGTGCTCGTCGCCACGGTGGTGCTGACCCTCGCCGTCGACCTGGTCGGCGACCGCGCCCGCCGCACCCTGCGGTGA
- a CDS encoding phosphonate ABC transporter ATP-binding protein → MDLTVGPGERVAVVGASGAGKSTLLGVANGAVPPSAGSVQVLGQDPAALRGAALRRLRARVGTVHQHLELAGPLRVVHEVNAGRLGTWPAARAAWSLLRPQGVPEVVAALERVELADRVFDRTDALSGGQRQRVAVARLLVQRPDLVLADEPASALDPVLTDRVLELLTGPAGRGGALVAALHDPALALRHCDRVVGLAAGRVALDAPAASLSAADLAAFYGTAA, encoded by the coding sequence GTGGACCTGACCGTCGGTCCCGGCGAGCGGGTGGCCGTCGTCGGGGCGTCGGGCGCCGGGAAGTCGACGCTGCTGGGGGTGGCCAACGGCGCGGTGCCGCCGTCGGCCGGGTCGGTGCAGGTGCTGGGGCAGGACCCGGCCGCGCTGCGCGGGGCCGCGCTGCGCCGGCTGCGCGCGCGGGTGGGCACGGTGCACCAGCACCTGGAGCTGGCCGGCCCGCTGCGGGTGGTGCACGAGGTCAACGCCGGGCGGCTCGGCACGTGGCCGGCGGCGCGGGCGGCGTGGTCGCTGCTGCGGCCGCAGGGCGTGCCCGAGGTGGTGGCCGCGCTGGAGCGGGTGGAGCTGGCCGACCGGGTGTTCGACCGCACCGACGCGCTGTCGGGCGGGCAGCGCCAGCGGGTGGCCGTGGCCCGGCTGCTGGTGCAGCGGCCCGACCTCGTGCTGGCCGACGAGCCGGCGTCCGCGCTCGACCCGGTGCTCACCGACCGGGTGCTCGAGCTGCTGACCGGGCCGGCGGGCCGGGGTGGCGCCCTGGTCGCCGCGCTGCACGACCCGGCGCTGGCGCTGCGGCACTGCGACCGGGTGGTGGGGCTGGCCGCCGGCCGGGTGGCACTCGACGCCCCGGCCGCTTCGCTGTCGGCCGCCGACCTCGCCGCCTTCTACGGGACCGCGGCGTGA
- a CDS encoding putative selenate ABC transporter substrate-binding protein: MGSRRALRSGSPEIPSPSRRAFLAGTALALATAACGRSSPVTSATPARTLTIGAIPDQDPEVLQRLHGTVADAVSAALDLDVVYTPVTDYGAAVSLFRTGDLDLVWFGGLTGVQARLQTPGAQPIAQRDIDADFHSVFVVHASTGLAPSDDLRPLAPLRFTYGSETSTSGRLMPAWFLQQAGVDPQGFPGGPGFSGSHDATLQLVASGSYQAGVLNEQVWSSRSQEGAVDPAVVRYARTPGYPDYHWLLGPQAADLADPLRAYFTGLRADDPGDAAVLDLFGAGSFVPAAAADYDRIEEIGRSLGLVT; this comes from the coding sequence GTGGGCTCCCGTCGCGCTCTCCGGTCGGGGAGCCCCGAGATCCCGTCCCCCTCCCGCCGCGCGTTCCTCGCCGGCACCGCGCTCGCCCTCGCCACGGCGGCCTGCGGCCGCTCGTCCCCCGTCACCTCCGCCACGCCCGCCCGGACGCTGACCATCGGGGCCATCCCCGACCAGGACCCGGAGGTCCTGCAGCGCCTCCACGGCACCGTCGCCGACGCCGTGTCCGCGGCGCTCGACCTCGACGTCGTCTACACGCCGGTCACCGACTACGGCGCCGCCGTCTCCCTCTTCCGCACCGGCGACCTCGACCTCGTCTGGTTCGGCGGGCTCACCGGCGTACAGGCCCGGCTGCAGACGCCGGGCGCGCAGCCGATCGCGCAGCGCGACATCGACGCGGACTTCCACTCGGTGTTCGTCGTCCACGCCTCCACCGGGCTCGCGCCGTCGGACGACCTGCGCCCGCTGGCACCGCTGCGGTTCACCTACGGCAGCGAGACCTCCACGTCGGGCCGGCTGATGCCCGCGTGGTTCCTCCAGCAGGCCGGCGTCGACCCGCAGGGCTTCCCCGGCGGCCCCGGCTTCTCCGGCTCGCACGACGCCACACTGCAGCTGGTCGCCTCGGGCAGCTACCAGGCCGGCGTGCTCAACGAGCAGGTGTGGAGCTCCCGGTCGCAGGAGGGCGCCGTCGACCCCGCCGTCGTCCGCTACGCCCGGACGCCGGGCTACCCCGACTACCACTGGCTGCTCGGCCCGCAGGCCGCCGACCTCGCCGACCCGTTGCGCGCGTACTTCACCGGGCTGCGCGCCGACGACCCCGGCGACGCGGCGGTGCTCGACCTGTTCGGCGCCGGCTCCTTCGTGCCGGCCGCGGCCGCCGACTACGACCGGATCGAGGAGATCGGCCGCAGCCTGGGACTGGTCACCTGA
- a CDS encoding histidine triad nucleotide-binding protein, with protein sequence MSDCLFCRMVAGEIPADVVHETDRTLAFRDINPQAPTHVLVIPKDHHPTVAAVAQADPDLLGAVVRAAAAVAVQEGLATEDGVEPGYRVVTNTGPAAGQTVHHLHLHVLGGRPMTWPPG encoded by the coding sequence GTGAGCGACTGCCTGTTCTGCCGCATGGTGGCCGGTGAGATCCCGGCCGACGTGGTGCACGAGACCGACCGGACGCTGGCCTTCCGCGACATCAACCCCCAGGCCCCGACGCACGTCCTGGTGATCCCCAAGGACCACCACCCGACCGTGGCCGCCGTGGCGCAGGCCGACCCCGACCTGCTGGGCGCCGTGGTCCGGGCCGCCGCGGCGGTGGCCGTGCAGGAGGGGCTGGCCACCGAGGACGGTGTCGAGCCCGGCTACCGGGTGGTCACGAACACCGGACCAGCGGCGGGGCAGACGGTGCACCACCTGCACCTGCACGTCCTGGGTGGCCGCCCCATGACCTGGCCGCCGGGCTGA
- a CDS encoding enoyl-CoA hydratase/isomerase family protein — protein sequence MTDGSAAPVRIERDGDVAVVVLEAPPLNLFDEPVFAGFEQAAAELVALTAPGRPDRARAVLVEARGRVVSGGVDVTAFREIAEGPDPGQRGAALWARLLRIAQTIEDLPVPTVFAAHGLTLTAAFEISLACDVLLAAERASFGLVEIVVGLTPSMGGPQRLVERAGPARAKELIFTGERYPAAVLERWDVVNRVLPDEGFAEAARDYARRVAAGPTLAHAATKRLVTTAVRHGVRAADEITPQVSGPLFATADLRGAVASFLDDGPGKATYSGR from the coding sequence ATGACCGACGGCAGCGCTGCCCCCGTCCGGATCGAGCGGGACGGCGACGTCGCCGTCGTCGTCCTCGAGGCCCCGCCGCTGAACCTGTTCGACGAGCCGGTGTTCGCCGGCTTCGAGCAGGCGGCCGCCGAGCTTGTTGCGCTCACCGCGCCCGGCCGGCCCGACCGGGCCCGCGCGGTGCTGGTCGAGGCCCGCGGCAGGGTGGTGTCCGGCGGCGTGGACGTCACCGCCTTCCGGGAGATCGCCGAGGGCCCGGACCCGGGGCAGCGGGGCGCGGCGCTGTGGGCCCGGCTGCTGCGGATCGCGCAGACGATCGAGGACCTGCCGGTCCCCACCGTCTTCGCCGCGCACGGCCTCACGCTGACCGCCGCCTTCGAGATCTCGCTGGCCTGCGACGTCCTGCTCGCCGCCGAGCGCGCCTCGTTCGGGCTGGTGGAGATCGTCGTCGGGCTCACCCCGTCGATGGGCGGGCCGCAGCGGCTGGTCGAGCGCGCCGGCCCGGCCCGCGCCAAGGAGCTGATCTTCACCGGCGAGCGCTACCCGGCCGCGGTCCTGGAGCGGTGGGACGTCGTCAACCGGGTGCTGCCCGACGAGGGCTTCGCCGAGGCCGCCCGCGACTACGCCCGCCGGGTCGCGGCCGGGCCGACGCTGGCGCACGCGGCCACCAAGCGGCTGGTCACCACCGCCGTCCGGCACGGGGTGCGGGCCGCCGACGAGATCACCCCGCAGGTCTCCGGCCCGCTGTTCGCCACCGCCGACCTGCGCGGCGCGGTGGCCTCCTTCCTGGACGACGGGCCGGGCAAGGCCACCTACAGCGGGAGGTGA
- a CDS encoding PhoH family protein produces the protein MPGAPSSREASAQAAAADSALADTAPAAVRTTITVPDSVSMVALLGSGDELLRLVEGELTADVHVRGNEIAVTGQPADNAFAVRVFDELIALLGTGQALRPDSVRRVIGMLRSGGSERPADVLSLDILSRRGRTIRPKTLNQKRYVDAIDAHTIVFGIGPAGTGKTYLAMAKAVQALQAKQVNRIILTRPAVEAGERLGYLPGTLSEKIDPYLRPLYDALHDMVDPESIPRLMQSGTIEVAPLAYMRGRTLNDAFVILDEAQNTTAEQMKMFLTRLGFGSKIVVTGDVTQVDLPGGAQSGLKIVREILDGIEDVHFANLTSSDVVRHRLVGDIVDAYERWDAGQQQGAGRPSAPPRTARPRRQGS, from the coding sequence GTGCCCGGCGCCCCCTCGTCGCGTGAGGCCTCCGCCCAGGCCGCCGCAGCCGACAGCGCGCTCGCGGACACCGCCCCCGCCGCGGTCCGCACGACGATCACCGTCCCCGACTCCGTGTCGATGGTCGCCCTGCTCGGCTCCGGCGACGAGCTGCTCCGGCTGGTGGAGGGCGAGCTCACCGCCGACGTCCACGTCCGCGGCAACGAGATCGCCGTGACCGGGCAGCCGGCCGACAACGCGTTCGCCGTCCGGGTGTTCGACGAGCTCATCGCCCTGCTCGGCACCGGCCAGGCGCTGCGGCCGGACTCGGTGCGCCGGGTCATCGGCATGCTGCGCAGCGGCGGCTCCGAGCGCCCGGCCGACGTCCTCAGCCTGGACATCCTCAGCCGCCGGGGCCGCACCATCCGGCCCAAGACGCTGAACCAGAAGCGCTACGTCGACGCCATCGACGCGCACACGATCGTCTTCGGCATCGGCCCGGCCGGCACCGGCAAGACCTACCTGGCCATGGCCAAGGCCGTGCAGGCGCTGCAGGCCAAGCAGGTCAACCGGATCATCCTCACCCGGCCCGCGGTCGAGGCCGGGGAGCGCCTGGGCTACCTGCCCGGCACGCTGAGCGAGAAGATCGACCCGTACCTGCGGCCGCTCTACGACGCGCTGCACGACATGGTCGACCCCGAGTCGATCCCGCGGCTCATGCAGTCGGGGACGATCGAGGTCGCGCCGCTGGCCTACATGCGCGGCAGGACGCTGAACGACGCGTTCGTCATCCTGGACGAGGCGCAGAACACCACCGCCGAGCAGATGAAGATGTTCCTCACCCGCCTCGGCTTCGGCTCCAAGATCGTCGTCACCGGCGACGTCACCCAGGTCGACCTGCCCGGCGGCGCGCAGAGCGGCCTGAAGATCGTCCGGGAGATCCTCGACGGCATCGAGGACGTGCACTTCGCCAACCTGACCAGCTCCGACGTCGTGCGGCACCGGCTGGTCGGCGACATCGTCGACGCCTACGAGCGCTGGGACGCCGGCCAGCAGCAGGGCGCCGGGCGCCCCTCCGCGCCGCCCCGCACCGCCCGGCCGCGCCGGCAGGGGAGCTGA
- the ybeY gene encoding rRNA maturation RNase YbeY: MPVEVANESEIAVDEAELTGVCRYVLTELGVNPMAELSVLCVDPDYMGVLHERWMGEKGPTDVLAFPMDELDTARPDDPDPGPALLGDVVLCPSVAVRQARAAGHSMDDELLLLATHGVLHLLGYDHMEPEEEREMFGLQTRLLEGWRAAPREPVTGEPAERGSGPT, encoded by the coding sequence GTGCCCGTCGAGGTGGCCAACGAGTCCGAGATCGCCGTCGACGAGGCGGAGCTGACCGGCGTCTGCCGCTACGTGCTCACCGAGCTGGGCGTCAACCCGATGGCCGAGCTGTCGGTGCTGTGCGTCGACCCCGACTACATGGGCGTGCTGCACGAGCGCTGGATGGGGGAGAAGGGCCCGACCGACGTCCTGGCCTTCCCCATGGACGAGCTCGACACCGCCCGGCCCGACGACCCCGATCCCGGTCCCGCGCTGCTCGGCGACGTCGTGCTGTGCCCGTCGGTGGCCGTCCGGCAGGCCCGCGCGGCCGGCCACTCGATGGACGACGAGCTGCTGCTGCTGGCCACCCACGGCGTGCTGCACCTGCTCGGCTACGACCACATGGAGCCGGAGGAGGAGCGGGAGATGTTCGGCCTGCAGACCCGCCTGCTCGAGGGCTGGCGCGCGGCGCCGCGGGAGCCGGTCACCGGGGAGCCGGCCGAACGGGGCAGCGGCCCGACGTGA